The region TAAGATGATGGTAGGGCCATCAGAGTCGTTGTATAGGCGATGGCTCTAAACCACCTAAAGGTACTGTAATTAACAGTTATGGTGCTGAGCGTTTAGGAGAATCCAGCCCAAGAGGTTGGCAGGTATGAATAAAAGAGTTGAATGAAAATGAACCGCTGATGAGGTGTCAAGAAGTAGCTACACCCAGTCAAAAGCTACGGAGTATGGTACGGAGTGAAAAGTAATGATAGCAATATCATTAATTACAGTGATAACCTATTTATTTACTGTAAGGCTGGCGTCATTCAGGCGGCAAGAACTTTATTTGGGCTTATTTACGGAACTTGGGAAACTGCTTATAAATGTCAGACTTCTTTAAGGCTACCGCACCGCTAGAGGATTCGCTTCAAGTTAAAAGGGAATTACACAATTGGAACAACCAAGAGGTAGCATACCGAAGTTATAACCAGAGGCAGACTAAGCCGCAGTAGTGATGAAGTTTCTGTAATGGAAATGGAGCAAAGGGCTTAGCTTATACGCAGTTATTTATTTATCAACTCAATTAATTTGAGGATGAATTTATAAATAACGTAAAAATCGCTTAGATTTGTATAAGAAGAGCCGTGTGAGGGGAGACTTTCAAGCACGGTTCTGTGAGAGGTTTAGGGTGAAACTCCCTTTACCTACTCGATCAAAACAACGTTACCTGCAAGGCAGAAAAAAGAAGCAAGCAAAGGAAATAAAAAAAATAGTTAGTCATCAAGAAAAATGGACGATAAATAAAAGGGAATACTGTTCATAAAAGGATATTCAGAAATTGAAGTTATTGCAATCTTAAATAAATAAAATTACGAAACATGAATAAATTTTCAGCTATATCATTGTTATGCATTTTCCTTTTGTCTTGTGTAAGTCCAGACCCTAATTTGGATAAAAAAGGAAAAAATGAGTTAAAAGCCCTTGAAATTGAGCGCACAATTAGCAAAGAGGAGCAGAATTTTCACGACACTATTTATATTCCAATATATTCCGATATATATTTTGACCAACAAAATCAAAAAGTCCTTTTAGCTGCCACTCTGAGTATAAGAAATACAAGTTATAATGACTCTTTGTTTATCTCCAAAATCGACTATTTCAATACGGAAGGTAAATTGGTGAGAAGTTATGTCCAAAACTTAATCAATCTACCTCCAATGGCAACTGTTAATTATGTAATTGAAAAAGATGATGATACAGGTGGCCCAGGTGCAAATTTTATAGTTGAAATAAATTCAAAGAACAAAAATGTAAAGCCAGTAGTTCAAGCCGTTATGATTGGTGAAGCTGGTAATAAAGGGTTTTCTTTTGCCACCGATGGATACTCACTAAAGAAAAAGAAATAAAAAGATTTTTCTTGCCATCGCTGAAACATTATTACCAAACCCGTCAATAAGAATAAGGAGCAAAACAATCATCCGGGTACAATCCATAATCTTACAAATTCCTTCTGCTTTGAGTATTCTGTAATTTATTTGGGATTTTTAAACGCAGCAGAAAAATCAAATTGATTTTACTACATTTACAAAGATCTACAAAGATTGAAAAAGAAAAAATAAGAACAATTATTACTATATGCGATATAACAGCAATGAGGATATATGATTGTTGACCACAATTAACACCAATGAATCTAGAACCTAATAAATATTTTGGAATTACAACAAAATCGCTAAAAACCGAAAGCTTTAATATTTCATTGACTAATCATTTAGCTAACTCAAAAATCTCATTACACTCTCACGAAAAACCATATTTGTGTTTACTCGCTTCTGGAACATATATAGAAGAAAGTAATATTACAGATATTATCATACAAGGAGAAGTTCTC is a window of Polaribacter litorisediminis DNA encoding:
- a CDS encoding DUF3124 domain-containing protein codes for the protein MNKFSAISLLCIFLLSCVSPDPNLDKKGKNELKALEIERTISKEEQNFHDTIYIPIYSDIYFDQQNQKVLLAATLSIRNTSYNDSLFISKIDYFNTEGKLVRSYVQNLINLPPMATVNYVIEKDDDTGGPGANFIVEINSKNKNVKPVVQAVMIGEAGNKGFSFATDGYSLKKKK